In the genome of Nocardia terpenica, one region contains:
- a CDS encoding flavin reductase family protein has translation MNLDARELRTVLGHFSTGITVVGCRRGDRVYGATVNSFTAVSLDPPLVLVALDRASRAGRHLGEGDYVINILSEHQRDLALHFAGRPMRGPIPWSDGDGPTLADTLGHLVCEPWRSYDGGDHLLHVGRVREFEVRGGLPLLFYRSGFHRLRPASTAMPWHGSLDGPANVLHIEPVLPATTGSVT, from the coding sequence GTGAATCTCGACGCCCGCGAGCTCCGCACCGTGCTGGGCCATTTCTCGACCGGCATCACCGTCGTCGGCTGCCGACGCGGGGATCGGGTGTACGGCGCCACGGTGAACTCCTTCACCGCCGTCTCGCTGGATCCGCCCCTGGTGCTGGTCGCGCTGGACCGGGCCAGCCGCGCGGGCCGACATCTCGGCGAGGGCGACTACGTGATCAATATTCTGTCCGAACATCAGCGCGACCTCGCCCTGCACTTCGCCGGACGACCGATGCGCGGACCGATCCCCTGGTCGGACGGCGACGGCCCGACGCTGGCGGACACCCTCGGCCACCTCGTGTGCGAACCGTGGCGCAGCTACGACGGCGGCGATCATCTGCTGCACGTGGGGCGGGTCCGCGAGTTCGAGGTGCGGGGCGGCCTCCCGCTGCTGTTCTACCGCAGCGGATTTCATCGCCTCCGGCCCGCGTCGACGGCGATGCCGTGGCACGGCTCGCTGGACGGTCCCGCCAATGTGCTGCACATCGAGCCGGTGCTGCCGGCGACGACAGGAAGTGTGACATGA
- a CDS encoding aldo/keto reductase, which produces MKQRLLGALPVSEIGLGCMGMSQSYGPSSDDESVDTIRRAIDLGTTFLDTSDMYGYGNGHNETLIGKAIAGRRDEVVLATKFGIRGWTEDRSFVLNSSPEYARQACEDSLRRLGVDVIDLYYLHRRDRSVPIEEIVGGMSELVRAGKVRYIGLSEVNAETLRRAHATHPITALESEYSLFERYVEDSMLPTCRELGIGLVAFSPLGRGFLTGTVRDLSALADDDYRRTDPRFLGDNLAQNLRLLDRVTEIAAEIGATTAQVALAWLLTRDEHVVPIPGTKRLRYLTENAAASEISLSEKQIHLLTTAMPAGSVAGERYPEGIMRTVDA; this is translated from the coding sequence ATGAAGCAACGTCTGCTCGGTGCACTGCCGGTCTCGGAGATCGGCCTCGGATGCATGGGGATGTCGCAGTCGTACGGGCCGTCCTCCGACGACGAGTCCGTCGACACGATCCGGCGCGCCATCGATCTGGGAACGACCTTCCTGGACACCTCGGATATGTACGGATACGGCAACGGGCACAACGAGACCCTGATCGGCAAGGCCATCGCGGGACGCCGCGACGAGGTGGTGCTCGCCACCAAGTTCGGTATCCGCGGCTGGACCGAGGACCGCAGCTTCGTGCTGAACTCCTCGCCGGAGTACGCGCGCCAGGCGTGCGAGGACTCGCTGCGCCGACTGGGTGTCGACGTCATCGACCTGTACTACCTGCACCGGCGCGACCGCAGCGTGCCGATCGAGGAGATCGTCGGCGGCATGAGCGAATTGGTGCGGGCGGGAAAGGTGCGCTACATCGGCCTGTCCGAGGTGAACGCCGAGACCCTGCGCCGCGCGCACGCCACCCATCCGATCACGGCGCTGGAGAGCGAGTATTCGCTGTTCGAGCGGTACGTCGAGGATTCGATGCTGCCGACCTGCCGGGAGCTGGGCATCGGCCTGGTGGCCTTCTCGCCGCTGGGCCGGGGATTTCTCACCGGAACGGTCCGCGACCTGTCCGCTCTCGCCGACGACGACTATCGGCGCACCGATCCGCGATTCCTCGGCGACAACCTCGCGCAGAACCTGCGGCTGCTCGACCGGGTCACCGAGATCGCGGCCGAGATCGGCGCCACCACCGCCCAGGTGGCGCTGGCCTGGCTGCTGACCCGGGACGAGCACGTCGTGCCGATCCCGGGCACCAAACGGCTTCGCTACCTTACCGAGAACGCCGCCGCGTCGGAAATCTCGTTGAGCGAGAAGCAGATTCACCTACTGACCACCGCTATGCCAGCGGGTTCCGTTGCGGGAGAACGGTATCCGGAGGGCATCATGCGGACCGTCGACGCCTGA
- a CDS encoding multidrug effflux MFS transporter, giving the protein MFDTESRTAAAGPPTGHEVRRGRAALLILLGGLSAMAPFCIDMYLPALPRISAELHSNASSVQTTLTACLVGLGVGQLIGGPISDVRGRRGPLLVGMTVFALASLVCAFAPSVGVLVGARLVQGLAGSTGIVIANAVVRDLFTGDTAARYYSRLMVISALGPVLAPIVGAQLLRVVSWRGIFVVLAVLGAVFVIGVLAILGETLPGEQRVSGSPGQLRAGLRALVADRTFVGVLCVAGIAFGTLFAYISGSPYLLQGRFGASAQLFSLLFALNAIGIATAGWINGRVVGRVRPQHMLSWGIGGLVGAGAGLLVVALTGTSALVAVCVPLFVLAFSIGLLLPNCMTLGVAEAVNAGSAASLIGLTQYVFAGIVAPFAGISNGHSALPMAVLVTSLAVVAVAVRPLVRKQEVEGSGK; this is encoded by the coding sequence TCGATATGTATCTGCCCGCGCTGCCCCGGATCAGCGCGGAGTTGCACAGCAACGCGTCCAGCGTGCAGACCACCCTGACCGCGTGCCTGGTGGGACTGGGTGTCGGCCAGCTGATCGGCGGGCCGATCAGCGATGTGCGGGGGCGGCGCGGCCCGTTGCTGGTCGGCATGACGGTGTTCGCGCTCGCCTCCCTGGTGTGCGCGTTCGCGCCGTCGGTCGGGGTGCTGGTCGGCGCGCGCCTGGTGCAGGGCCTGGCGGGTTCGACGGGGATCGTGATCGCCAATGCGGTGGTCCGCGACCTGTTCACCGGGGATACGGCGGCACGGTACTACTCCCGGCTGATGGTGATCAGCGCGCTCGGTCCCGTGCTTGCGCCGATCGTCGGCGCCCAGTTGCTGCGCGTGGTGTCCTGGCGCGGAATCTTCGTGGTGCTGGCCGTTCTCGGCGCCGTCTTCGTGATCGGCGTCCTCGCCATCCTCGGCGAGACCCTGCCCGGCGAGCAGCGGGTGTCCGGGAGCCCCGGGCAGTTGCGGGCGGGGCTGCGCGCCCTGGTCGCCGACCGCACCTTCGTCGGCGTGCTGTGCGTGGCCGGTATCGCCTTCGGGACGCTGTTCGCCTACATCTCCGGCTCGCCCTATCTGCTGCAAGGCCGGTTCGGGGCGTCGGCGCAATTGTTCAGCCTGCTGTTCGCCCTCAACGCGATCGGCATCGCCACGGCGGGCTGGATCAACGGCAGGGTCGTCGGAAGGGTTCGCCCGCAACACATGCTGAGCTGGGGCATCGGCGGCCTGGTCGGGGCCGGGGCCGGGCTGCTGGTGGTGGCGCTGACCGGAACGAGCGCCCTGGTCGCGGTCTGCGTCCCGCTGTTCGTGCTCGCCTTCAGCATCGGCCTGCTGCTGCCCAACTGCATGACGCTCGGGGTGGCCGAGGCGGTCAACGCGGGCAGCGCGGCGTCGCTGATCGGCCTCACCCAGTACGTGTTCGCGGGAATCGTGGCGCCGTTCGCGGGGATCTCCAACGGACATTCGGCGCTGCCGATGGCGGTCCTGGTCACGAGCCTCGCGGTCGTGGCCGTCGCCGTCCGGCCGCTGGTCCGCAAGCAAGAAGTAGAAGGAAGTGGGAAATGA